GCAGCACCGCAAGATGCGATGCCGGGCCCGCGCCTGGCAACGAAAAAGCGCCGGGAAGCCCGGCCCGCAGGCCGGTTCCGCCAAGCGCAGGTCAACCCTCTCTAAAGAAAACCTTGGTATCCTGGGCAAGCTGGCCTATTTCGTTAGCCAGCATTCCGGGCCCGCCCCGGACGCCAGAAGTCGATCGAGGCCGCAAGTCAGCATGACCAGCCGCAGCGCCACTGAGGACACCCGCGACATCAACGCCCGCCGTCGCCTCGCCTGGGCGTGGACGGCCGCCGGCTACGCCTTTTTCGGCATCGGTCTGGTGGGAACCCTGCTGCCGGTGCTGCCGACCACGATCTTCTGGATCGCCGCCGCCGGCTGTTTTGCCAAGGGCTGCCCGGCCATGGCCCGCAGGATCTTCGCCTGGCCCGGCATCGGACCCGCCGTCGAGGCTTTTCTCAGCCACGGCGTCATCGCCCGCAAAGCGAAGGTCAGTGCGCTGCTCGGCATGACCGGGGGCAGCGGGATCGTGCTGCTGACGTCGTTGTCGCTGCCCGCCAAGCTGGTGACCATCG
The sequence above is drawn from the Pelagibius sp. CAU 1746 genome and encodes:
- a CDS encoding YbaN family protein, with amino-acid sequence MTSRSATEDTRDINARRRLAWAWTAAGYAFFGIGLVGTLLPVLPTTIFWIAAAGCFAKGCPAMARRIFAWPGIGPAVEAFLSHGVIARKAKVSALLGMTGGSGIVLLTSLSLPAKLVTIAVIALAALYVVSRPERLPEGAVSEAD